A portion of the Bifidobacterium sp. ESL0800 genome contains these proteins:
- the tsaB gene encoding tRNA (adenosine(37)-N6)-threonylcarbamoyltransferase complex dimerization subunit type 1 TsaB, which translates to MANTLVIDTSFGSTVGVLGHEPIVETDSRTHVEKLQVNIGKAVGQAGLTPSDLDRIVVGVGPAPFTGLRAGVVAAKAIAYATGAPLLGQDILEPQAWMSKLKRQGDTALANVDFLNDLTQDTGSEAIHHLTLAVNDARRRQLYFALYGDGCEPSVADKAVAKPGNGNPQPFVSPIVDMDIDYPQHIVERIRQAVENLVERAGSQDQYRIDIVGHGACKYAETWQGFGALLGHIIDHSVLDAGAAGLRIFADCAARNNGINLAGSRDADTIADNDGVNKIKPVEPLYLRRPDVSVPNPLKHVLNHAGATKA; encoded by the coding sequence ATGGCGAACACCTTGGTCATCGACACCTCATTCGGTTCGACGGTCGGAGTCTTGGGGCACGAACCCATCGTGGAGACCGATTCTCGTACCCACGTCGAAAAGCTGCAGGTCAATATCGGCAAAGCAGTTGGCCAGGCCGGGCTCACGCCCAGCGACCTTGACCGGATAGTCGTCGGTGTTGGACCGGCGCCGTTCACCGGGCTCCGAGCCGGTGTCGTGGCGGCGAAGGCCATCGCATACGCCACCGGCGCACCATTGCTCGGTCAAGACATCCTCGAGCCCCAGGCGTGGATGTCGAAGCTGAAACGGCAAGGTGATACCGCACTTGCCAATGTCGATTTTCTCAATGATTTGACGCAAGATACCGGCTCTGAAGCCATTCACCATCTGACCTTGGCTGTCAACGACGCCCGTCGCAGGCAGCTGTACTTTGCCCTGTATGGTGATGGTTGCGAGCCTTCTGTTGCAGATAAGGCGGTTGCAAAACCGGGAAACGGGAATCCGCAACCGTTCGTTTCCCCGATTGTCGACATGGATATCGATTACCCCCAGCATATCGTCGAACGAATCAGGCAAGCTGTTGAAAATCTTGTTGAACGGGCCGGCTCTCAGGATCAATACCGTATCGACATCGTTGGCCATGGAGCCTGCAAGTATGCAGAAACATGGCAAGGATTCGGTGCATTGCTTGGACACATCATCGACCATTCCGTTTTGGATGCCGGGGCGGCAGGCCTGCGCATTTTCGCAGATTGCGCTGCACGGAACAATGGCATCAATCTTGCCGGGTCGCGTGATGCCGACACCATCGCAGACAATGATGGCGTAAACAAGATCAAGCCCGTCGAACCGCTCTATCTGCGCCGTCCGGACGTCTCCGTACCCAACCCGTTGAAGCATGTGTTGAACCACGCCGGAGCCACGAAGGCCTGA
- the tsaE gene encoding tRNA (adenosine(37)-N6)-threonylcarbamoyltransferase complex ATPase subunit type 1 TsaE, whose protein sequence is MSNESSYTLEIPTETDMQDLGEKVAANVHGGDVLLLSGPLGAGKTTFAQGFGAGLNIDEPIVSPTFTIARELDGRFVDGTHAHLVHVDAYRLGGNDFAPGQDTVDRLLDELESLGLDEELEDPGEHTVILMEWGEQMASAFAPERLEVHIDRPIDRSAIAAHIDETDAELSGDGMRTVTFVPVGARWKDFNQQLDERH, encoded by the coding sequence ATGAGCAATGAATCTTCGTATACCCTTGAAATACCGACCGAAACCGACATGCAGGATCTCGGAGAGAAAGTGGCGGCAAACGTCCACGGAGGTGACGTTCTTCTGCTTTCAGGGCCATTGGGTGCCGGCAAGACCACTTTTGCGCAGGGCTTTGGAGCGGGGCTCAATATCGACGAACCCATTGTTTCCCCGACCTTCACCATCGCCAGGGAACTCGATGGCAGGTTCGTCGACGGCACGCACGCCCATCTGGTGCATGTCGACGCCTACCGGCTGGGAGGCAACGATTTCGCGCCCGGACAAGACACCGTTGACAGGCTGCTTGACGAGTTGGAATCGTTGGGGCTTGACGAGGAGCTTGAAGATCCGGGCGAGCATACAGTCATTCTGATGGAGTGGGGCGAGCAGATGGCCTCCGCTTTCGCGCCCGAACGTCTCGAAGTGCATATCGACCGTCCGATTGACCGTTCAGCCATTGCAGCGCACATCGATGAGACGGATGCAGAACTGAGCGGTGACGGCATGCGTACGGTGACCTTCGTTCCCGTCGGCGCACGCTGGAAGGATTTCAACCAGCAACTCGATGAACGCCACTAG
- the holA gene encoding DNA polymerase III subunit delta translates to MAGKRTAQQTRFVLVVGGDEFLNEQQVRDCRDAAAKNGPEAEVIELDAGEAGQYDFDEAVSPSLLSASSIVIIRHIQNADDALADTMVDYCASMAKDPAEATATVIAQHDGGQKGKRVIDRLAKAGAAKKSIPDLKRADAKLNFVIQCFERRKRRVDPAAAQQLVAVLGEKTGELAAMCEQLCFDFDDDPIGLDLVNRYLTGNAEVTGFAVADAALAGNNAKAIIDMRSAVAQGTDPIALVGALAMKLRTLAKASAVRSGAISQAEAKTNPWVLRNATRQLSGWTSDGLSRCIRTLAWADEQNKTNGGDPMYALERSIELISHKGRMNV, encoded by the coding sequence ATGGCTGGAAAAAGGACTGCACAACAGACCCGATTCGTACTGGTTGTCGGAGGAGACGAGTTTCTCAACGAACAGCAGGTGCGCGATTGCCGTGACGCTGCCGCAAAGAACGGCCCGGAAGCCGAGGTCATCGAACTCGACGCCGGCGAGGCGGGCCAATACGACTTCGACGAAGCTGTGAGCCCGTCCCTGCTCAGCGCAAGCTCCATCGTCATCATCCGTCACATCCAGAACGCCGACGACGCCCTGGCCGACACCATGGTCGACTATTGCGCCTCCATGGCCAAAGATCCTGCCGAAGCGACGGCCACGGTGATCGCCCAGCATGATGGGGGCCAGAAGGGCAAAAGGGTCATCGACCGGCTCGCCAAAGCGGGGGCCGCAAAGAAAAGCATTCCCGACCTCAAACGTGCCGACGCCAAACTGAACTTCGTCATCCAATGCTTCGAACGCCGCAAACGGCGCGTCGATCCGGCAGCCGCCCAGCAGCTGGTGGCCGTCCTAGGGGAGAAGACCGGTGAGCTGGCGGCCATGTGCGAACAGCTTTGCTTTGATTTCGACGATGACCCGATCGGCCTCGATCTGGTCAATCGGTATCTGACCGGCAACGCCGAAGTCACCGGATTCGCCGTGGCCGATGCCGCGCTTGCGGGCAACAATGCCAAAGCCATCATCGACATGCGCTCCGCCGTCGCCCAAGGCACCGATCCCATCGCCTTGGTGGGCGCTCTGGCGATGAAACTGCGCACGCTCGCCAAGGCTTCGGCGGTGCGTTCCGGTGCCATCTCCCAGGCCGAGGCGAAAACCAACCCCTGGGTGTTGCGCAACGCGACACGGCAGCTGAGCGGATGGACCTCGGACGGCCTCTCCAGATGCATCCGGACACTCGCTTGGGCCGACGAACAGAACAAGACCAACGGGGGAGACCCGATGTACGCGCTGGAACGCTCCATCGAACTGATCAGCCACAAAGGACGCATGAACGTATGA
- a CDS encoding ComEC/Rec2 family competence protein has product MNKWLNDSRGYEQGSRDWRMLPVALCVWAVVLASHMVFARLTGQQGDSTSNGQAAGGSGASGSPFALAADWLIGSSNERIVLPMVMLLALMAALIALLVLSRRWLGRHCAIARILRESRGNKRVWAAVLACSALTALIASMGADIKAYHDPVMTLARNGESEVEARVRLDSPITAASSWQADCQANAHLTGFMHDDVRQASNSRIVVYMNKPLCGRLSDGETVTVSGRVEAARYGMRPIWLTADDDAKMRVLERAPPVARLIDSMQRSFFSVTEGLSEQGRVLVPGLTIGLLGQDFMGAGVTGREPVNATFATLLEMHFKDSGIMHLMAVSGGHFALIGSLIRSGCARFLLPRQMVAVLTVMAYVALASAMYPSDSVMRALIMGVFASLALFAGRRPQAISALCWTVVFTLLADPAMARSYGFALSCASVLGIVLCAGPISEHLSTLLPKFLANGISVTLAAQLFTLPIQVMMTPTLPLLSVPANLVVAPFVDFSTLTGLAGLVFSPLAPHLAFVLVWLSSCGTSVMQWCADTIGGAPTATMPWAGGVGGALMVVVCEVGTVLLFRALSIMTKKRNPKGVVTSDDGLLMRVKSKGAIWVKETEQMFEQVGKPS; this is encoded by the coding sequence ATGAACAAGTGGCTGAACGATTCTCGCGGTTATGAACAGGGCAGCAGGGACTGGCGGATGCTTCCGGTGGCGTTGTGCGTATGGGCCGTCGTATTGGCTTCGCACATGGTCTTTGCCCGCCTCACAGGGCAGCAAGGCGATTCGACTTCCAACGGGCAAGCTGCCGGCGGCTCAGGTGCGTCTGGTTCGCCGTTTGCCTTGGCTGCGGATTGGCTGATAGGTTCATCAAACGAGAGAATCGTCCTCCCGATGGTTATGCTTCTTGCGTTGATGGCTGCTCTGATTGCCCTGCTTGTCTTGTCCCGGCGATGGTTAGGACGCCATTGCGCAATAGCGCGGATATTGCGAGAATCGCGAGGCAATAAAAGAGTGTGGGCGGCGGTCCTCGCTTGTTCGGCTTTGACGGCTTTGATCGCCTCGATGGGTGCCGATATCAAGGCATATCATGACCCTGTCATGACCCTGGCCAGAAATGGCGAAAGTGAGGTCGAGGCAAGAGTGCGCCTCGATTCGCCGATAACCGCTGCAAGCTCATGGCAGGCGGACTGTCAGGCCAACGCGCATCTGACGGGCTTTATGCACGATGATGTTCGACAGGCCAGCAACTCTCGTATCGTTGTGTACATGAACAAACCGTTGTGCGGGAGGCTGTCGGATGGTGAAACCGTAACGGTATCCGGTAGGGTGGAAGCTGCGAGATACGGCATGCGACCAATCTGGTTGACCGCTGACGATGACGCCAAGATGCGGGTGCTCGAACGTGCCCCGCCGGTTGCTCGTCTGATCGATTCCATGCAACGTTCGTTCTTCTCGGTGACCGAAGGGCTTTCCGAGCAAGGACGGGTGCTTGTTCCTGGATTGACGATAGGCCTTTTGGGCCAGGATTTCATGGGTGCGGGCGTTACCGGGCGCGAACCGGTCAACGCCACGTTCGCGACACTGCTTGAGATGCATTTCAAGGATTCCGGCATCATGCATCTGATGGCCGTTTCCGGCGGTCATTTCGCGCTGATCGGCAGTCTGATACGCTCGGGTTGCGCCCGGTTCCTCTTGCCACGCCAGATGGTGGCGGTACTGACGGTGATGGCCTATGTGGCGCTCGCGAGCGCCATGTACCCTTCCGACTCGGTGATGCGAGCGCTGATCATGGGTGTCTTCGCTTCTTTGGCCTTGTTTGCCGGCAGAAGGCCGCAGGCGATCAGTGCGCTGTGCTGGACAGTCGTCTTCACCTTGCTGGCCGATCCCGCGATGGCGAGAAGCTATGGTTTCGCCTTGTCGTGTGCGTCGGTGCTGGGAATTGTGCTGTGTGCCGGCCCGATATCGGAGCATCTTTCGACACTCTTGCCGAAATTCCTTGCAAACGGCATTTCGGTGACCCTAGCCGCCCAGCTGTTCACCTTGCCGATACAGGTGATGATGACACCGACATTGCCGTTGCTGTCGGTTCCCGCGAACCTGGTGGTGGCTCCGTTTGTCGATTTCTCCACGCTGACGGGCCTGGCGGGTTTGGTCTTTTCGCCGTTGGCCCCTCATTTGGCGTTTGTGTTGGTGTGGCTGTCGAGTTGCGGAACTTCGGTGATGCAATGGTGCGCGGATACCATCGGCGGTGCGCCAACCGCCACCATGCCTTGGGCCGGTGGGGTTGGAGGGGCGTTGATGGTAGTCGTCTGCGAAGTCGGCACGGTACTGCTGTTCAGGGCGTTGTCCATTATGACGAAAAAGCGCAATCCGAAAGGCGTGGTAACCAGTGATGACGGTTTGCTCATGCGAGTGAAAAGCAAAGGAGCGATATGGGTCAAAGAAACCGAACAAATGTTCGAACAGGTTGGCAAGCCGAGTTGA
- a CDS encoding helix-hairpin-helix domain-containing protein: MGIHFGDTTHDEGRSVATRLRSTAMSRDESSSNRRNHEGQELLSVGLPPLPPIEQWLIEPENTQENQKEGSAASTNVEVRDLTGDRDSHQDAFVEEPSEQTSFQTDAARRTVPRLVFKPMQAVAVILVLVVALCASLTMLVTQAVNYNKQQAEASSLVNTRAGAGLKTKDSDQPGGNPSNKGKTSGSSSASSEQEERDSGTDAGSSYAGQPAQTGSGQNASSGNESNLVNLNTADSTQLQQIKGVGPVMAQKIINYRSSIGRFTSVDQLLKVSGIGQKTLEKIRGQVTV; encoded by the coding sequence ATGGGTATTCATTTCGGCGACACAACACACGACGAAGGCCGGTCCGTGGCGACACGGCTTCGCTCGACCGCGATGTCCCGTGACGAATCATCTAGCAACAGGCGCAACCACGAGGGCCAGGAACTCTTGAGCGTCGGTCTGCCTCCTTTGCCGCCAATCGAGCAATGGCTTATCGAACCGGAAAATACACAGGAAAACCAAAAGGAAGGCAGCGCCGCTTCCACCAACGTCGAAGTCCGTGATTTGACGGGCGATCGTGATTCTCATCAGGATGCTTTTGTCGAGGAGCCGTCAGAGCAAACATCTTTCCAAACGGACGCCGCACGCAGAACCGTCCCTAGACTGGTGTTCAAACCCATGCAAGCGGTCGCGGTGATATTGGTGTTGGTGGTGGCGTTGTGCGCCAGTCTGACGATGCTGGTGACACAGGCCGTCAATTACAACAAGCAACAGGCCGAAGCTTCATCATTGGTAAACACTCGAGCCGGTGCCGGTTTGAAAACCAAAGATTCCGACCAGCCTGGGGGAAATCCTTCGAACAAGGGCAAGACTTCCGGTTCTTCTTCGGCTTCCTCTGAACAAGAGGAGCGCGATTCCGGTACAGACGCCGGCTCGTCGTACGCAGGCCAGCCCGCACAAACCGGAAGCGGACAGAACGCATCCTCGGGCAATGAGAGCAACCTCGTCAACCTCAATACCGCCGACAGCACACAGCTGCAGCAGATCAAGGGAGTGGGCCCGGTGATGGCCCAGAAGATCATCAACTACCGTTCGTCGATCGGCCGTTTCACCAGTGTCGACCAGCTGCTCAAGGTCTCGGGCATCGGGCAGAAGACGCTGGAGAAGATACGCGGGCAGGTGACGGTATGA
- the leuS gene encoding leucine--tRNA ligase, translating into MSDNEQGAASSANTASVPSYRYNAQMAQDIEEKWQKTWDEKGTFWAANVKGDLRDGNGQLADGRTPYFAMDMFPYPSGKGLHVGHPLGYLATDVVSRYHRMKGENVLHAMGYDAFGLPAEQYAVQTGQHPRVTTEANIANMRRQLHRMGLSFDNRRTFATIDPGYMRWTQWIFSRIYDAWYDPDFVRPDGGKGSARHIDTLIDQFKSGERAIPGFEGSGKGWDELTEAEQADVLNDFRLAYISKSPVNWCPGLGTVLANEEVTAEGKSERGNFPVFQRELRQWSMRITAYGHRLIEDLDIIDWPQKVKLMQRNWIGESHGASVHFKVSTPNGERDMEIYTTRPDTLFGTTFAVVSPEHDLLADAPAAWPEDTPESWKGGYATPAEGIKAYRLAAESKTAQDRVDEGGEKTGLFTGLYAVNPITGDKLPLFTADYVLMDYGTGAIMAVPGGDQRDYDFAQKFGLPVIYTVEPLPDSGENLSDYEGKAPFVSHDGIVINSSTEHTQAKGDALSLDGLRVNDAIDKVNAWLESAGVGKGTVSYRLRDWLFSRQRYWGEPFPIVYDEDGVPYLLPDSMLPINLPDVPDYSPKTFDPMDAESNPEAPLSRNEDWVKVTLDLGDGPKTYYRDTNTMPNWAGSCWYYMRYLDPNDTEHMVDPDEYEYWMGPNHNQESGKTGGVDLYVGGVEHAVLHLLYSRFWHKILFDLGYVDSPEPFHKLFNQGMIQAYAYTDDRGQYVPAAEVEEGPATKSGEPTFTWHGQHANREFGKMGKSLKNIITPDDMYARYGADTFRLYEMSMGPLDESRPWNDRNVVGGMRFLQRLWRNVVDENTGEVTVSDEAADTKTLKLLNNTIADVTVEMENMRPNTAIAKLIVLNNLLTGLKTVPRAAVEPLILMLSPIAPHICEELWQKLGHDESLAHEPWPKADERYVGEDSVTAVVQIKGKVRAKLEVSPSIDPDELKAMALKAVADRLGGKEPRKVIVKAPKIVSIVPAE; encoded by the coding sequence ATGAGCGACAATGAGCAGGGCGCGGCTTCGAGCGCCAATACAGCAAGTGTTCCGTCATACCGATACAACGCACAGATGGCGCAGGACATCGAGGAAAAATGGCAGAAAACGTGGGATGAGAAGGGCACCTTCTGGGCCGCGAACGTCAAAGGCGATCTGAGGGACGGCAACGGGCAACTTGCCGACGGACGTACCCCGTACTTCGCGATGGACATGTTCCCCTATCCCTCCGGCAAGGGGTTGCACGTCGGGCACCCGCTGGGCTATCTCGCCACGGATGTGGTCAGCCGCTACCATCGTATGAAGGGCGAGAACGTGCTGCACGCCATGGGCTATGACGCCTTCGGCCTTCCCGCCGAGCAGTATGCCGTGCAGACCGGCCAGCACCCGAGGGTGACCACCGAGGCCAACATCGCCAACATGCGCCGCCAGCTGCACCGCATGGGCCTGAGCTTCGACAACCGCCGCACCTTCGCCACCATCGACCCCGGCTACATGCGCTGGACGCAATGGATCTTCTCGCGCATCTACGACGCGTGGTACGACCCCGATTTCGTCCGTCCTGACGGCGGCAAAGGCTCAGCACGTCATATCGACACGCTGATCGACCAGTTCAAGAGTGGCGAACGCGCCATCCCCGGCTTTGAGGGTTCCGGCAAGGGCTGGGACGAACTGACCGAAGCCGAGCAGGCCGACGTGCTGAACGATTTCCGTCTCGCGTATATCTCCAAGTCGCCGGTCAACTGGTGCCCTGGTCTCGGCACAGTGCTCGCCAACGAGGAGGTCACCGCTGAAGGCAAGTCCGAACGTGGCAACTTCCCGGTCTTCCAGCGCGAGCTGCGCCAGTGGTCCATGCGCATCACCGCCTACGGCCACCGCCTGATCGAGGACCTCGACATCATCGACTGGCCCCAGAAGGTCAAGCTCATGCAGCGCAACTGGATCGGCGAATCCCACGGTGCCTCTGTCCACTTCAAGGTCTCTACCCCCAACGGCGAGCGTGACATGGAGATCTACACGACCCGCCCCGATACACTCTTCGGCACCACCTTCGCCGTGGTCTCGCCCGAGCACGATTTGTTGGCCGACGCTCCTGCGGCATGGCCGGAAGACACCCCGGAAAGCTGGAAGGGCGGCTATGCCACACCTGCGGAAGGCATCAAGGCCTATCGTCTGGCGGCCGAATCCAAGACCGCGCAGGACCGCGTCGACGAGGGTGGCGAGAAGACTGGCCTGTTCACCGGGCTCTATGCCGTCAACCCCATCACCGGCGATAAACTGCCGCTGTTCACCGCAGACTATGTGCTGATGGACTACGGCACCGGCGCCATCATGGCGGTGCCCGGCGGTGATCAGCGCGATTATGACTTCGCCCAGAAGTTCGGTCTGCCGGTCATCTATACCGTCGAACCGCTGCCGGATTCGGGTGAGAACCTGAGCGATTACGAAGGCAAGGCGCCGTTCGTCTCCCACGACGGCATCGTCATCAACTCCTCGACCGAGCACACGCAGGCCAAGGGCGACGCGCTGAGCCTCGATGGGCTGCGCGTCAACGACGCCATCGACAAGGTCAACGCCTGGCTCGAGTCCGCGGGCGTGGGCAAGGGCACCGTCAGCTACCGTCTGCGTGACTGGCTCTTCTCCCGCCAGCGCTACTGGGGCGAGCCGTTCCCGATCGTCTATGACGAGGACGGCGTGCCGTATCTGCTGCCGGACTCCATGCTGCCGATCAACCTGCCCGACGTCCCGGACTACAGCCCGAAGACCTTCGACCCGATGGATGCTGAAAGCAATCCAGAGGCTCCGTTGAGCCGCAACGAGGACTGGGTCAAGGTCACGCTCGATCTGGGCGACGGCCCGAAGACCTATTACCGTGACACCAACACGATGCCCAACTGGGCCGGTTCCTGCTGGTATTACATGCGCTATCTCGATCCGAACGACACCGAGCATATGGTCGATCCGGACGAATACGAGTACTGGATGGGCCCGAACCACAACCAGGAATCGGGCAAGACCGGTGGCGTCGACCTCTACGTCGGGGGTGTCGAACACGCGGTGCTGCATCTGCTCTACTCGCGTTTCTGGCACAAGATCCTCTTCGATCTGGGGTATGTCGATTCTCCGGAACCGTTCCACAAGCTCTTCAATCAAGGCATGATCCAGGCCTACGCCTACACCGACGACCGTGGCCAGTACGTGCCTGCCGCCGAAGTAGAGGAAGGCCCGGCCACCAAGTCCGGCGAGCCGACCTTCACCTGGCACGGCCAGCATGCCAACCGCGAATTCGGCAAGATGGGCAAGAGCCTCAAGAACATCATCACCCCCGACGACATGTACGCGCGCTACGGCGCCGACACGTTCCGCCTCTACGAGATGAGCATGGGCCCGCTTGACGAGTCCCGCCCTTGGAACGACCGCAACGTCGTGGGCGGCATGCGCTTCCTGCAGCGGCTTTGGCGCAACGTCGTCGATGAGAACACCGGCGAGGTCACCGTTTCCGACGAGGCAGCGGACACCAAGACATTGAAGCTCTTGAACAACACCATCGCCGATGTGACCGTCGAGATGGAGAACATGCGCCCTAACACCGCCATCGCCAAGCTCATCGTCTTGAACAACTTACTCACCGGGCTCAAGACCGTGCCGCGTGCCGCCGTCGAGCCGCTGATTCTCATGCTCTCGCCGATCGCGCCGCACATCTGCGAGGAGCTGTGGCAGAAGCTCGGCCACGACGAGTCGCTGGCCCATGAGCCGTGGCCCAAGGCCGACGAGCGCTACGTGGGTGAGGATTCCGTCACCGCCGTCGTGCAGATCAAGGGCAAGGTTCGCGCCAAGCTCGAGGTCAGCCCCTCGATCGACCCCGACGAGCTCAAGGCGATGGCGTTGAAGGCCGTGGCTGACCGCTTGGGCGGCAAGGAGCCGCGCAAGGTCATCGTCAAAGCGCCGAAGATCGTCTCCATTGTTCCGGCCGAATAA
- a CDS encoding transporter substrate-binding domain-containing protein, with protein MRRSRLKPCSSSGKRDIRRHLKATLATVCGVGLLCSASACGATQTPPSANVPEGPTIAIAVSGDQPGLGLEHEGQYSGFDIDVADYVAQKLGYARKQIVFKPVNVSSAVTTLDQSKADMIVSSMPAAITAGSGLQFGMSEPYLTDPLGLLVPTRLEHDFTDMSSLDNQDICTVKGTADGGKLASAVPAVRIQERDTYPQCLTALLAGEANAVAADAAILHGLASSVVEHDVMVLGEGASSSAPLAKAIARVATVRHAVMIRPSDGELTRKINTILHDMVKDGSWQKAADAMSHDIGYTPDPTLNSAMARH; from the coding sequence ATGCGACGTTCAAGATTGAAGCCCTGTTCTTCATCAGGTAAAAGAGACATACGCCGGCATCTCAAAGCGACGCTTGCAACGGTTTGCGGGGTCGGTCTGCTCTGCTCGGCTTCCGCCTGTGGGGCGACCCAGACACCGCCTTCCGCCAATGTTCCCGAAGGACCGACCATCGCCATAGCCGTTTCCGGCGACCAACCAGGACTCGGCTTGGAGCACGAAGGCCAATACTCCGGTTTCGATATCGATGTCGCTGACTACGTCGCCCAGAAGCTCGGTTACGCCCGCAAACAGATCGTTTTCAAACCGGTGAATGTCTCATCTGCGGTCACGACGCTGGATCAATCCAAGGCCGATATGATCGTCTCATCGATGCCGGCCGCTATCACCGCCGGCTCAGGCCTGCAATTCGGGATGTCAGAGCCTTATCTCACCGATCCGCTGGGGCTGCTCGTGCCTACACGGCTGGAGCACGATTTCACCGATATGTCTTCATTGGACAACCAGGATATCTGCACGGTCAAAGGGACGGCCGACGGAGGCAAGTTGGCTTCGGCTGTTCCTGCCGTAAGGATCCAGGAGCGCGACACCTATCCGCAATGCCTCACCGCTTTGCTCGCTGGCGAAGCAAACGCCGTGGCTGCGGACGCGGCCATCCTGCACGGGCTTGCTTCCAGCGTCGTCGAGCACGATGTCATGGTTTTGGGCGAGGGGGCTTCGTCGTCGGCGCCTTTGGCCAAAGCGATTGCACGGGTCGCAACGGTTCGCCACGCCGTGATGATTCGTCCCTCGGACGGCGAGCTCACCAGGAAAATCAACACCATTCTGCACGACATGGTCAAGGACGGCTCATGGCAGAAAGCCGCCGATGCCATGAGCCACGACATCGGCTACACACCCGACCCGACTCTCAACTCTGCAATGGCACGTCACTGA
- a CDS encoding magnesium transporter CorA family protein: MLRMFNTINGQVEQINKLENGSWICLSNPTDVELATVASSTGVDLADLRAPLDDEERSRVDSEDDYTMIIVDIPTVEQRDGRDHYETIPLAIIVAAHTIITVCMQDTPVLHPFMEGTIRGFNTYMKTRFVLQILYRNATMYLRYLRIIDRSSDNLELKLQHSMQNREILQLLELSKTLVYFTTSLKSNEIVMEKLRVTEKLNSLTHIKQYPEDEDLLDDVITENKQAIEMANIYSGVLANMTDASASIVSNNLNNVMRIFTIISIVLAVPTLIFSMYGMNFQDGMFGMPFTNTHWGFFIVVAISLVITGLVAWWLTRSKLFK; the protein is encoded by the coding sequence ATGTTGAGGATGTTCAATACGATCAACGGACAGGTCGAACAGATCAACAAGCTGGAAAACGGCTCATGGATCTGTCTGTCGAACCCAACTGACGTCGAACTGGCCACCGTCGCTTCGTCCACCGGCGTCGACCTTGCCGATCTGCGCGCCCCGTTGGATGACGAGGAGCGTTCCCGCGTCGATTCCGAAGACGACTACACCATGATCATCGTCGACATCCCGACCGTCGAGCAACGGGACGGACGTGACCATTACGAGACCATCCCGCTGGCCATCATCGTCGCCGCGCACACCATCATCACCGTATGCATGCAGGACACGCCGGTGCTCCACCCATTCATGGAAGGCACCATCCGCGGCTTCAACACCTACATGAAGACGCGGTTCGTATTGCAGATTCTTTATCGCAACGCCACCATGTACCTGCGCTACCTGCGCATCATCGACCGCAGCTCCGACAACCTCGAACTGAAACTCCAGCACTCGATGCAGAACCGTGAGATCCTGCAGCTGCTTGAACTTTCGAAGACCTTGGTCTATTTCACCACCAGCCTCAAATCCAACGAGATCGTGATGGAGAAGCTGCGGGTGACCGAAAAACTCAACTCGCTCACGCACATCAAGCAGTATCCGGAGGACGAGGACCTTCTCGACGACGTCATCACCGAAAACAAACAGGCCATCGAGATGGCCAACATCTACAGCGGCGTCCTTGCGAACATGACCGACGCCTCGGCCTCGATCGTCTCCAACAACCTCAACAACGTGATGAGGATCTTCACCATCATCTCCATTGTCCTGGCGGTTCCGACCCTGATCTTCTCGATGTACGGCATGAACTTCCAGGACGGCATGTTCGGCATGCCCTTCACCAATACGCATTGGGGCTTCTTCATCGTCGTGGCCATCTCGTTGGTCATCACCGGGCTTGTGGCGTGGTGGCTGACACGCTCTAAGCTCTTCAAGTAG